The nucleotide window CATTCGCGCGCCGCATCCAGCTCGTCCAGCGTCATCTCTAGCAGGCGCTGCCCGATATGCGGGGTGACTTCCATCATGTTTTCAAAGGGATGCTTGCGGAAACAGCACATCACCACGTCGCTCACCGCGACCACGTTATAGGCCGCCTTCTCGCGCCCCGGACGGCCCACGAAATCGCTCGGCAACAGCAGACCCACCATCTGCGTGCGCCCGTCCTCCAGCGTCTGCGTCAGCATCGCGATGCCGGAAACGACCGAGCCCACGAAATCCATCCGGTCCCCAGCCCAGATCAGCGTCCGTCCCGCCTCGAAGCTGCGGTAGTACTTGATCTGGTCCAGCTGCTCCAGTTCCTGCGCGTCACATCGCGCGCACACCGCCCTGTGCCGAATGGGGCATTCCCCGCATTCACGGGGGATCGCGTCATGTGCGTCTTTGAGCATCGACAGTGCTTTCGGTCGAGTTGATCTGCATCAAGGTTTTTGTGTTTTCCCACCTCTAATCTAACGTCATGATTGACCGAGAACAACTCCGCAGACTGGGACTGTTCGACGCGAATGTACCGCGTTACACCAGCTATCCCACGGCCCCGCATTTCTCTGATTCCGTTGGGTTTTCGACCATGCGGGACTGGATTTCCGCCATCACGCCGGGCAGCGCGATTTCGCTTTACCTGCATGTGCCTTTCTGCCGCAGGTTGTGCTGGTTCTGCGCCTGCCGGACGCAAGGCACCAAGTCGCTCTCGCCCGTCGCCGCCTACGTGGAAACGCTCAAGGCCGAGCTGGCGCTTCTGAAGAACACCCTGCCCGAAGGCGTCACCCTGTCGCGCCTGCACTGGGGCGGCGGTACGCCGACGCTGCTGTCGGCCGACCTGATCACCGACCTCGCCAGCGCCGTGCGCGACGCCGTGCCGTTCGGCGACGACACCGAGTTCTCGGTCGAGATCGACCCGAACGAGATCGACGCCCCCCGGATCGAGGCGCTCGCCGCCGCGGGCATGAACCGCGCGTCCGTGGGCGTGCAGGATTTCGACGACGTGATCCAGCAGGCCATCGGCCGCATCCAGACCTTCGACATCACCCGCGACACGATCGACGCATTGCGCGCCGCCGGGGTGCGCAGCCTCAACGCCGACATCCTTTACGGCCTGCCGCACCAGACCGGGGCGCGCATGGTCGAAAGCGTGCAAAAGCTTTTGTCGCTCAACCCCGACCGCGTGGCGCTTTACGGCTATGCCCACGTGCCGTGGATGGCCAAGCGCCAGCAACTCATCCCGTCCGACGCGCTGCCCACGCCCGAGGAACGGCTGGAGCTGTTCGATGCCGCCCGCCGCCTGTTCGTCTGGGATGGCTATCAGAAGATCGGGATAGACCATTTCGCCACGCCCGATGACGGCCTCAGCATCGCGAAGAAGCTGGGGCGCCTGCGCCGCAACTTCCAGGGCTACACCGACGACACGTCCGAGGTCCTGGTGGGCCTTGGCGCCTCGTCGATCTCGCGTTTTCCGCAAGGCTATGCCCAGAACGCCCCCGCCACCGGCGCCCACACCGGCGCCATTCGCGAGGGCCGCTTCTCCACCAGTCGAGGGCACGTGTTCAAGGGTCAGGATCTTTTGCGGGCGCGCCTCATCGAGGCCGTCATGTGCGATTTCCGGGTCGATGCCGGTGAAATCTGCGAGACGTTCAGCATGTCCCGCCAGGCTGTCCGCAGCTTGCTCGAACCGACGGCACGCGCCTTCGACGGACTTGTCGACCTCAGCAACGAAGGTCTCTTCATCCCCCCGGCGGCGCGCCCGCTGACGCGGATGATCGCCCGCAGCCTCGACGCCTACGACCTCAGCCGCGCGGGCCACAGCCCGGCGATCTGACGCGCTTCAGATCAGTCGCTTTTCCAGCACAAGCGCATCGACCGGGCGGCCCTGGGACCGGGTATAGTAGCCCACCCGCCGCGCCAGGTCCGAGAACCCTTCGGACAGGTAGAGCGCCAGCGCGGCGTCATTGTCGGCGGCCACTTCCAGAAACAGGCGCTCGGCCCCGCGGGACACGGCCGCGTCTTCGAAAGCGCGCAGGCAGGCCCGCCCGCGCCCCTGGCGGCGCACCCTCGGATCGGTGGCCAATGTCAACAACTCGGCTTCGCCCGCCACGGCCTGCCCCATGGCAAAGGCCTTGGTGTCCCCCACGACGAAAACATGGTCCCAGTCCAGAAGGTCCCGAAATTCCGCCGCGCTCCAGCTGCGACTTTGCCCTGCAAAGGCCCGCGCATGAAGATCCGCCAGCGCCTCAGGCGTCATCGAGGATGACCGGCGGCACGTCCCGTGACGGCGCCGCGTCCGCGGGCTTGAGGTAGAGCGGCGCGGGCGGCGGTACCGGCTCGCCCAACCTGCTCGCCGCGATCAGGGCAATCGCCGTCGCGGGATCGTGGAGCGGGCGCAACGCCTGCGCCCCGATCCGGGCCGCCACGGGCTCGGCTGCCGCACCGACACACTGCAGATTGGCGTCGAAAATCTCCGCAGACACCTCGTCGAGCGGCACCAGCTTCGGCCCGAACGCCCGCCGCAATCCGAACCCTTGGGCATAGACCTGATCCCGCGGCGCATCGCGTACCGACAGGATCGGACCGTCAAGGCCGAACGCCGCCGCTTCCAGGATGCTGACCCCCACTGCGGGCACGTCCAGCGACAGGGCCAGCCCCCGCGCCGCGGAAACGGAAATGCGAATGCCTGTGAAATTTCCCGGCCCTATCCCCACGCCGATAGCATCGAGGTCGCCCCATGCGGCCCCCGCGCGGTCCAGCGTCTCTTCCAGCGCCGGGAAAAGGGCCTCGGCCTGGCCCTTGGGCATTTCGACATGCGATTCCGCCACGATGCCCTGCCCCGAAAGCAAGCACACCCCCAGCCAGGGGCCGGAGGTGTCGAATGCCAGAACGCGCCGAGCGTCGGTCACGAGGTCAGACCCCGACCGGACGCACCTCGGTGACTTCGGGGATGTAGTGGCGCAGCAGGTTCTCGATCCCCATCTTCAGGGTGATGGTCGAGGACGGGCACCCGGCACAGGCGCCCTGCATGTGCAGGTAGACAACGCCGCGTTCAAAGCCATGAAACGTGATATCGCCGCCATCCTGCGCCACCGCCGGGCGCACGCGGGTGTCCAGCAGCTGCTTGATCTGGTCGATGACTTCCGCGTTTTCGCCTTCGCTCGCGGCGTGGCCCGACTCGGCGGCCTCGCCCGTCATGACCGGCTGACCGGACTGGAAATGCTCCATGATCGCGCCCAGGATCGCGGGCTTCACGTGATCCCACTCCACCGCGTCCTGCTTGGTCACGGTGACGAAATCATTGCCGAGGAAGACCCCGGTCACACCGTCCACGCCAAAGACGCGCGCGGCCAGCGGCGACTTGTCGGCAGTGTCCGCCGTGGGAAAATCCGCGGTCCCGGCTTCCAGCACGGTCTGGCCGGGAAGGAATTTCAGCGTTGCGGGATTCGGGGTCGATTCTGTCTGGATGAACATGGTGCGCGCCCTCTTTTTCAGTTGCTCAAGATATGCGCAGCGGGGTGGGCGCTGTCAAGGTTTGGAACGATTCTAAAAAAGACGGTCACGTGATCGCTTCCAGCCGCTCCTTGCTCAAATCACCCGGAACAATGGTGATCGGGATCGGCAACCCACCGGAATTCTTCGACAATTGCGACACCAGCGGGCCCGGGCCCTTCTTGTCGGCACTGGCGCCAAGCACCAGCACGCCGATTTCGGTGTCTTCCTGGACCTGCGCCATGATCTCGGCCACCGGCTCGCCCTCGCGGATGACCAGCTCGGGGTCGATGCCCTGCTTGTCGCGCATCCACTTGGCGAAAACCTCGAAATGCGCGTGGATTCGCTCGCGGGCCTCCTCGCGCATGATGTCCCCAACGCCGATCCAGTGGTTGAACTCCTCGGGCGGAATCACCGCGAGAATTTCGACACCGGCCTGCGTGTTCTTGGCGCGCATGGCGGCGAACCGCATCGCGTTGAGGCATTCGCGGCTGTCGTCCAGCACCACGAGAAACTTGCGCATGATGTTCCCTTTGTCTTGCGGCGTTCATATTGCCGGGTTCGAAGGCATCGGGCAACCGCCGCTTTCGGGTTGGGCCGACCGGACCGCTATCAATCGAACGTGCCCGCCACCCGGCCCACCAGCATGAAGGCGCGCGCCGTACGCGTGTCCGACATCTCGGACATCTCGGCATCCGTCGCCACCTCGGCGAACTGGCTGATCGTGCGGTCGAAAAGCCGAAGGAAGTGGTGCGCCGCATCGCGAAAGATCGTGTCCTGCTTCATCCGCGCGGCCGTCAGCGCCAGCGACGAACGGTCCCGCACCCCGCCCAGCGCGGCCACGGCGCGCCCCCGTTCCCCGGCGGCGAAGCGGCGCCAGACCTCGGGGCGGGCCATGTCGGGGCGCAGGTCGTCCATGTAGATACCGTCCTGCGACAGCAGCGTCAGCACGTCCTGGCTGGCCTGGATCAACTGCGCGCTCTGCCGGTTCTTCAGCGCCCGCCGCAACGCCGCAAAGCCGGCCCTGTCCTCGGCATTCTCGGGAAAGTTCAGCGCGCGAATGAAATCCTCGGTGGCCAAGGGGGGCGTCATGTCCTCGGGCGGCGTGCCCAGCGGCAGCGCCACCTGGTCGGAGCTGGTCTCTTCCGGCGCGTGCACCGGCGCGGGGCGCGGCTCCGTGGCCTGCCGCACGGTCGAGAACGTGGCTAGGGCCGTCTCCGTCTTGCGCTGCGCCGCCGCGATTTCCTCGAGCTTCTTGGCGACAGAGGTCTGCGAAACGTCATGGACGCCCTGGCTCTGCGCCACGTAAGCTTGCCGGATCGCGTCGATCGCCGTTTGCAAGCGCTGGCTCTCTTCACGCATCACCTTGCTGGACCGCGCCGCGGTCGCCGCGACCCAGATCATCGCCACCGGCATGAAGATCGCCAGCAGCACCACCACGAACTGCAGCGCCCCGCCGGATTCGGTGAACATGCCCATCGGCTCCAGCACCAGAAAGAACACCGCCGTTCCCAGCAGCCACACCGCTGTCAGGGCGAGCGCGATCACCTCGACCCCGGTCACCCTGTCCTTGCGGGGCCGGTCATAGACGCCAAGCGGCGTCTGCGGTGACTGGTTTCGGTCGGTCATGGGCAAACCTGAGTGAAAGGTATCGGGTCAGATAAAGGCGACCTTCAGCACTTCGTAGGCCTTGTCGCCACCTGGTGTGCGCACTTCTACGCTATCGCCCTCTTCCTTGCCAATGAGCGCACGCGCGATCGGCGATTTCACGTTCAGCAGGCCCTTTTCGATATTGGCCTCGTACTCGCCCACGATCTGATAGGTCTTTTCCTCGTCCGTATCCTCGTCCACCAGGGTCACCGTGGCGCCGAACTTGATCGGGCCGGACAGCTTCTTGGGGTCGATCACGTCCGCCAGGCTGATCGCGCCTTCCAGTTCCTTGATACGGCCCTCGATGAAGGACTGCTTTTCCTTGGCGGAGTGGTACTCGGCATTCTCCGACAGGTCGCCATGCTCGCGCGCCTCGGAAATCGCCTTGATGATGGCGGGGCGCTCGACGGATTTCAGCTGTTTCAGCTCCGCGTTCAGCGCATCGAAACCGTCCTGTGTCATCGGGATCTTATCCATGACCTGTCCTTTTTTCTGTCCCTAGTATCACCAAGGGGCCGCCCTTCCGCGACCCCGTGCCATTTTCAAACCATGCGCGACAGATTGACCCGACCTGACCCGGCAATGCAAGTGGGACCTGACCGTCGCCCGCGCAATCGCGCCGAAACTTGCGCCTTTTTGACGCTTTTGGGTACCTGTTACGTCGTGTTCGAATTGACCTTGCGCAACCCCGCGCGATAACCAGTTGCGAAGTTTCTTACGCGGGCCGGAATACGACCGGACGACCAGGAGAGGACCAAGATGACCCAAGTCGAACGCGAAGCCATGGAATACGACGTCGTGATCGTCGGCGCGGGGCCCGCGGGCCTGAGCGCCGCGATCCGCCTGAAACAGCTCGACCCCGAGCGCGAGGTCGTCGTGCTGGAAAAAGGCTCCGAGGTGGGCGCGCATATCCTGTCGGGCGCGGTGCTCGATCCGTGCGGCCTCGATGCGCTCATCCCCGACTGGAAGGAAAAGGGCGCTCCCCTGAACGTCCCGGTCAAGGAAGACAATTTCTACATGCTGGGCGAGGCGGGCAAGGTCCGTATCCCCAACTTCCCCATGCCGCCGCTGATGAACAACCACGGCAATTACATCGTCTCGATGGGCAATGTCTGCCGCTGGATGGCCGAACAGGCCGAGGCCTTGGGTGTCGAGATCTTCCCCGGCATGGCCTGCTCGGAAATCGTCTATGGCGAGAACGGCGAGGTAAAGGGCGTCGTGGCCGGCGAATTCGGCAAGAACGCCGACGGCACCCCCGGACCGGGCTACGAGCCCGGCATGGAACTGCACGGTAAGTACGTGTTCCTGGGCGAAGGCGTGCGCGGGTCGCTCTCCAAGGAAGTCATCGCGAAATACGACCTTTCCAAAGGCAAGGAGCCGCAGAAATACGGCCTCGGGATGAAGGAAATCTGGGAAATCGACCCGGAAAAGCATCGCGAAGGTACCGTCACCCACACGATGGGCTGGCCCTTGGGCAAGAACGCGGGCGGTGGCTCGTTCATCTACCACCTCGACAACAACCAGGTCTATGTGGGCTTCGTGGTGCACCTGAACTACAAGAACCCGCACCTCTACCCTTACATGGAATTCCAGCGGTTCAAGCATCACCCGGTGGTGGCCGACCTGCTGAAAGGCGGCAAACGCGTCGCCTACGGCGCCCGCGCCATTTCCGAGGGCGGGTACCAGTCGATGCCCAAGATGGTTGCCCCCGGCGTCGCCCTGCTGGGCTGCTCGGTCGGCATGGTCAACGTGCCTCGCATCAAGGGCAACCATAACGCCATGCTGTCGGGCAAGGCCGCGGCCGAGGCCGCCCACGCCGCCATCGAGGGCGGG belongs to Roseovarius sp. THAF27 and includes:
- the fnrL gene encoding transcriptional regulator FnrL gives rise to the protein MLKDAHDAIPRECGECPIRHRAVCARCDAQELEQLDQIKYYRSFEAGRTLIWAGDRMDFVGSVVSGIAMLTQTLEDGRTQMVGLLLPSDFVGRPGREKAAYNVVAVSDVVMCCFRKHPFENMMEVTPHIGQRLLEMTLDELDAAREWMLLLGRKTAREKIASFLAILGRRNAVLNMSKAAGQVVFDLPLTREAMADYLGLTLETVSRQISALKRDQVIHLEGKRHVTVPDFDRLLEEAGDDSDGGMLA
- the hemN gene encoding oxygen-independent coproporphyrinogen III oxidase codes for the protein MIDREQLRRLGLFDANVPRYTSYPTAPHFSDSVGFSTMRDWISAITPGSAISLYLHVPFCRRLCWFCACRTQGTKSLSPVAAYVETLKAELALLKNTLPEGVTLSRLHWGGGTPTLLSADLITDLASAVRDAVPFGDDTEFSVEIDPNEIDAPRIEALAAAGMNRASVGVQDFDDVIQQAIGRIQTFDITRDTIDALRAAGVRSLNADILYGLPHQTGARMVESVQKLLSLNPDRVALYGYAHVPWMAKRQQLIPSDALPTPEERLELFDAARRLFVWDGYQKIGIDHFATPDDGLSIAKKLGRLRRNFQGYTDDTSEVLVGLGASSISRFPQGYAQNAPATGAHTGAIREGRFSTSRGHVFKGQDLLRARLIEAVMCDFRVDAGEICETFSMSRQAVRSLLEPTARAFDGLVDLSNEGLFIPPAARPLTRMIARSLDAYDLSRAGHSPAI
- a CDS encoding GNAT family N-acetyltransferase, which gives rise to MTPEALADLHARAFAGQSRSWSAAEFRDLLDWDHVFVVGDTKAFAMGQAVAGEAELLTLATDPRVRRQGRGRACLRAFEDAAVSRGAERLFLEVAADNDAALALYLSEGFSDLARRVGYYTRSQGRPVDALVLEKRLI
- the tsaB gene encoding tRNA (adenosine(37)-N6)-threonylcarbamoyltransferase complex dimerization subunit type 1 TsaB, translated to MTDARRVLAFDTSGPWLGVCLLSGQGIVAESHVEMPKGQAEALFPALEETLDRAGAAWGDLDAIGVGIGPGNFTGIRISVSAARGLALSLDVPAVGVSILEAAAFGLDGPILSVRDAPRDQVYAQGFGLRRAFGPKLVPLDEVSAEIFDANLQCVGAAAEPVAARIGAQALRPLHDPATAIALIAASRLGEPVPPPAPLYLKPADAAPSRDVPPVILDDA
- a CDS encoding NifU family protein; protein product: MFIQTESTPNPATLKFLPGQTVLEAGTADFPTADTADKSPLAARVFGVDGVTGVFLGNDFVTVTKQDAVEWDHVKPAILGAIMEHFQSGQPVMTGEAAESGHAASEGENAEVIDQIKQLLDTRVRPAVAQDGGDITFHGFERGVVYLHMQGACAGCPSSTITLKMGIENLLRHYIPEVTEVRPVGV
- a CDS encoding universal stress protein gives rise to the protein MRKFLVVLDDSRECLNAMRFAAMRAKNTQAGVEILAVIPPEEFNHWIGVGDIMREEARERIHAHFEVFAKWMRDKQGIDPELVIREGEPVAEIMAQVQEDTEIGVLVLGASADKKGPGPLVSQLSKNSGGLPIPITIVPGDLSKERLEAIT
- the greA gene encoding transcription elongation factor GreA; its protein translation is MDKIPMTQDGFDALNAELKQLKSVERPAIIKAISEAREHGDLSENAEYHSAKEKQSFIEGRIKELEGAISLADVIDPKKLSGPIKFGATVTLVDEDTDEEKTYQIVGEYEANIEKGLLNVKSPIARALIGKEEGDSVEVRTPGGDKAYEVLKVAFI
- a CDS encoding electron transfer flavoprotein-ubiquinone oxidoreductase → MTQVEREAMEYDVVIVGAGPAGLSAAIRLKQLDPEREVVVLEKGSEVGAHILSGAVLDPCGLDALIPDWKEKGAPLNVPVKEDNFYMLGEAGKVRIPNFPMPPLMNNHGNYIVSMGNVCRWMAEQAEALGVEIFPGMACSEIVYGENGEVKGVVAGEFGKNADGTPGPGYEPGMELHGKYVFLGEGVRGSLSKEVIAKYDLSKGKEPQKYGLGMKEIWEIDPEKHREGTVTHTMGWPLGKNAGGGSFIYHLDNNQVYVGFVVHLNYKNPHLYPYMEFQRFKHHPVVADLLKGGKRVAYGARAISEGGYQSMPKMVAPGVALLGCSVGMVNVPRIKGNHNAMLSGKAAAEAAHAAIEGGRASDELADYETEVRNGAIGADLKKVRNVKPLWSKYGLTASLTLGGLDMWTNTLGFSFFGTIGHGKNDAEATEPASKHKEIDYPKPDGKLSFDRLTNVSFSMTNHEESQPAHLKLKDPTVPVQVNLPKYAGPSARYCPAGVYEFVEKDGEQQFVINFQNCVHCKTCDIKDPTQNIVWTTPQGGDGPNYPNM